The Elaeis guineensis isolate ETL-2024a chromosome 5, EG11, whole genome shotgun sequence DNA segment ACAaagatggtggtggtggtgatgatTTGATGATAAACACCAGAGAGGTTATGTTGAAGGTAAAAAGATCATGAGCCTCATGGGATGTGCAGGCTGGTCAGAGTCTCCTCTGAAAAATTTGGACAGAGTACTTCCCATTTTCCTCCGTTAATCAATTACACTCTATTCGGCTCGGATATACAGGAGGAAGAGGGGAAAGAGTATGAAGTTTGCTAGGGGAGACTTGAGAAGTCAAGGTGTGGAGGCCACACTGAAAGATGCAACACATGGCATTGCCTCATTGCAGGATGTTTCAAGTTGCTGGGGAAAATCAAATGCAGCTATGTGTGATGCAACTGTTAAATATAGGAGACCAAGGCAGTCAGAACCTGATCTCAGAATTCCACTGTACTGATGTAACCTGAATATTCTATCTAGTGGTCCTGCCTAGATCAAGTGGTTCCCAGAGAGTGGACCGATCATACAGTGATAAAAGCGGTCTCTGGGTGATCTGTAAGCATGTGTCCTTTAATCATCCGATGTCCCCTCCCGTTTTGCACTTGACTGCAGGTTGGTTTCTTCGGTAGCTGTTCATGCATTTTCCACGGTTTCTCATTTGTTTTGTAGTAATCATGAAATCAAATCTATTCTGCTCGTTGACGTGATCTTTAAGAAATAACGTTCTCTTGACCTCTGCATTAGCTGAACAAAATAATGGAGAAAAGCTGGTTTGACCCGTTTTTGACACCCAAAATATCATAGCAATAATTTTTCAGTCACCTGCATAAGTTTTATATACTGTTTTCAGGGCTCAACAGATGTTGCGGTGGCAAAACAAGGGTAGCTCCCCGTTATTAGTTGTATATGACTGAGTGACATAAATTGGTTTCGCTAGCAGAAATTGAAATAATAATTTTGTTGATTCATACATTAATCTCTCCAGTTAATCCAATTAATGGGTTGTTAATTGGCCTTAACTCGGTTGGCACCTCTCTCACAAATAAGAAGTCTAGGGTACAAACACTGGAGATGGTTTTTAcatcatattatatattttatcacttaaattttatcatgtgaaCGACTATATCAAAGTATATAAGCTTTTTCTTGTAATATGCATTGTAATTTTTGGTTGTATTTTGATTGGAGTTTGGCAGATTGAAGGATAACCAAATACTGTGGTAATGTGCTGGCAAAGTCCTCGTTGATTAATGGCTTACCAATGCCTTTATCATGGCTCCACAATATAGAGGTATTGTTTCTGGTATGCTCCTgattttatatcaatatattttcaCTTGATTATAATATACAAAATGTACTAAGTGATAAGTAGCAGGGGCTGTAGTAGCTGTTTTCTTTCTGGTGCAAGAAAGATCATATTCCCAGGTTGTGATATGTCGATAAAACGTAATGAGCTTCCTTCGCATGATTTTGTTATTTGTGAGTTTTTCTATTCAAATATACACAAATGGTACTTAtcacaaaaaaaggaaaaaagagtaCAACAAATAACACATCAGTGCAAGACATTATTAACATTTAATGTACAGATGAGTTACTAAAGCACAAACATCTCATGACTACTAAAATATAAGATCATGAACTAATCACACAACTCACAATCGATGCTGattatgtttttaattttttatccccATTTCCTGGTTTTGTGCCTGCCGTAAATCTCTCCCGGATGTAACTCTTTCTTGACTCCCAtactttgttaaagaaattcttcAACTTTGTGTGAGAATACTGAAGAACACAGGTACATCTCGAGCTCCCTGAGGCAGACTTCATCCCAGAAGTAGGCCATCCATCAGTTAGTGAACCTGCACTGGGACATTGGCTGCTCTCCATGCACCATTGCCTCTATCTTTTCTCCATTTCCATGGTTCCTCAGGGTCTGGTAAAGCCCACAGACCTCTCCGTGCATTGCGTGCAGCTTTTTCCCACTGAGATTATGATTTTATCCAAAGATTTGagttaataaaatttataaagcattaAAATATGAAGGCCAATACTACCGGAACACACTTTTGAGAATTCAGGGCGTTGCTCATGGGTTACATAATGCCACGCACAGCCTCTCTTCAGCAGTTGCTCCTGCAGTAAAAGGTTGGAAAGCAAATCAGTAGCAGAGCATCAACTACACAGGTAAGGACTTGCTCTCACCTGCACGAATACACCGTCGCAATAAACATCTCCAACACATCGATCATATTTATCTTGGCCATATGCATGGATTTCTAACTTCTTCCCCTGAATGAGCTTAACCAGTTCATCCTTAGCCTCCTTCCCATAAGGCATTGggccttctggtgcatcaatccCCCTGCAGGCATTTCAAGTTACGACAAGACCATTGACAACAATACAGACACAAGCTTACTGTCCATGAACATCTAACTTTTGCTCGTTACCTCAGCCTAATTCGATATTTCTTTGCTAGGATCTGCTCATTGTTTGGACCTTTGATAACTCTGCAATGGAAGTTAATTGTTTCAGCCATAGTAAATAACATACTATGATAGATAGTGAGTTGGATGACCTATATCCTGCATTTATGATGGTCTTGTGAAGTGCATCTGCCTCTGAGTAGTTTTTTGCAGCACGAGCGCTGCTTCTCGCGATGGCTGCCTCATGTATTTCTAGTGGCACACTGGCTGACTCTCTTGGGTCTTTTGTGTCCACGTACACAGATaaaccatctccatcaacaaCGGCTCTTGCATCAACCTAATACCAGAGATCATATGAGATAAATAAAGCTGCAGGCTTTCAACATGATGTCAAGTCATACAAGGTTAACGCTATCTCACGGGCAGTGTATGCAGTTTAAATTTCACTCCCTCAGGCAATGATGATGAAGCACTGGAGGTTTCTGCAGGAATTTGGGGAGAAGGAAGTCCATAGAAAGCCAAGAGAccctgatcaaaaaaaaaaaaaaaaaaaaaaaaaggatgtcaGACTTTATTTATAAGGCCTATGAGATGAAGATACTCAAATAACCTCATTCTAACATGAAGAGGAAAGTGAACCATATATTCTACTAAAAGGTTCTGGTGCAATCAGCTGCATGGGGGTCAGAATTCACCTCAATGTCTGCATTCTGAGTTTGCTTCAAAGTCCGGATAACAAGACTCGCTGCTTCTTCTGGTGTTTTTGGTGGTGGTTTGGATTCCTTCCATGCCTGTAATAGCTTCTTGTACCTACGTTAAGATCGAAAGTAATTGACGGACATGCCCTTCAAAACTAATACAGCTAGTATTCAATTAATACTGAGAAACTTCGAAATCTCAATTAGTGGGTATGAAGCATATGAGAGCAACATTCTCTTCATATCATGGACTCAAGCAGCTCATAAGTCATGAATCACAGTAGTCCATTCCCTTAGTGTTGTCTTCCTCATCTTTTCCCACTTGATCACAACTGAACAAAGTGTTAAACACTGGGTAACAAGCTAAGAGTGAGTAGTTATACCAAATAGCTTGTGCTTTCTTGGAGGAGACCACATGGCGGCTCAGTCCCTCCGGAACCTTTTTTGACATTGAAAATGGAAGAGGGTTTCATGTCAATCTTTAATAAAATGACATGGATAAACATATCTATGTTGAATAAATTCTggatggaaggaaaaaaaaaaaaaaaatgaagaagacatgGATAAACTACTATTGATGTCTTTACAAAGATGGAGGTCGTGAGGTGATGATAGTTTACCTGAGAGGTGATGTCAAAGTTGAAGAGATCTTGAGCTAGAGCAGAGAGGCCAACGGTGGCCTTTGTCACCCCATGGGGACCCAAGGATTGGGGCTCATCAGGAGGTATGGATAGGTTGCAGTCTCCCCTGAGAAATTTGATA contains these protein-coding regions:
- the LOC105045918 gene encoding probable staphylococcal-like nuclease CAN1 isoform X1, producing the protein MGNAVIKFLRGDCNLSIPPDEPQSLGPHGVTKATVGLSALAQDLFNFDITSQVPEGLSRHVVSSKKAQAIWYKKLLQAWKESKPPPKTPEEAASLVIRTLKQTQNADIEGLLAFYGLPSPQIPAETSSASSSLPEGVKFKLHTLPVDARAVVDGDGLSVYVDTKDPRESASVPLEIHEAAIARSSARAAKNYSEADALHKTIINAGYRVIKGPNNEQILAKKYRIRLRGIDAPEGPMPYGKEAKDELVKLIQGKKLEIHAYGQDKYDRCVGDVYCDGVFVQEQLLKRGCAWHYVTHEQRPEFSKWEKAARNARRGLWALPDPEEPWKWRKDRGNGAWRAANVPVQVH
- the LOC105045918 gene encoding uncharacterized 38.1 kDa protein isoform X2; the protein is MGNAVIKFLRGDCNLSIPPDEPQSLGPHGVTKATVGLSALAQDLFNFDITSQVPEGLSRHVVSSKKAQAIWYKKLLQAWKESKPPPKTPEEAASLVIRTLKQTQNADIEGLLAFYGLPSPQIPAETSSASSSLPEGVKFKLHTLPVDARAVVDGDGLSVYVDTKDPRESASVPLEIHEAAIARSSARAAKNYSEADALHKTIINAGYRVIKGPNNEQILAKKYRIRLRGIDAPEGPMPYGKEAKDELVKLIQGKKLEIHAYGQDKYDRCVGDVYCDGVFVQWEKAARNARRGLWALPDPEEPWKWRKDRGNGAWRAANVPVQVH